Proteins co-encoded in one Setaria viridis chromosome 9, Setaria_viridis_v4.0, whole genome shotgun sequence genomic window:
- the LOC117836017 gene encoding probable N-acetyltransferase HLS1-like — MVEATAAEIVVVREYDSARDRRGVEAVERACEVGSCGGGKMCLFTDLLGDPLCRIRHSPASLMLVAEIATGPNTNSTEIAGLVRGCVKTVVSGTTQANDPIHTKVGYVLGLRVSPRHRRKGVGKKLVDRMEEWFRQTGAEYSYMATEQDNEASVRLFTGRCGYAKFRTPSVLVHPVFGHALRPSRSAAIVRLEPREAELLYRWRFAGVEFFPADIDAVLSNDLSLGTFLAVPAGERWEGVEAFLASPPASWAVLSVWNCMDAFRLEVRGAPRLMRAAAGATRLVDRAAPWLGIPSIPNLFAPFGLYFLYGLGGAGADAPRLARALCRHAHNMARDGGCGVVATEVSACEPVRAGVPHWARLGAEDLWCIKRLADGYSSGPLGDWTKAPAGHSIFIDPREF, encoded by the exons ATGGtcgaggcgacggcggcggagataGTGGTGGTGCGGGAGTACGACAGCGCGCGCGACCGCCGCGGAGTGGAGGCGGTGGAGCGCGCCTGCGAGGTCGggtcctgcggcggcggcaagatgTGCCTCTTCACCGACCTCCTCGGCGACCCACTCTGCCGCATTCGCCACTCGCCGGCCTCCCTCATGCTG GTCGCGGAGATAGCAACCGGCCCCAACACCAACAGCACGGAGATCGCCGGCCTCGTCCGCGGCTGCGTCAAGACCGTCGTCTCCGGCACCACCCAGGCCAACGACCCCATCCACACCAAGGTCGGCTACGTCCTCGGCCTCCGCGTCTCCCCGAGACACCG GAGGAAGGGTGTCGGGAAGAAGCTGGTGGACCGGATGGAGGAGTGGTTCCGGCAAACGGGGGCGGAGTACTCGTACATGGCCACGGAGCAGGACAACGAGGCGTCGGTGCGGCTCTTCACCGGCCGCTGCGGCTACGCCAAGTTCCGCACGCCGTCCGTGCTCGTGCACCCGGTGTTCGGCCACGCCCTCCGGCCCTCGCGGAGCGCGGCCATCGTGCGCCTCGAGCCGCGGGAGGCCGAGCTGCTCTACCGCTGGCGCTTCGCCGGCGTCGAGTTCTTCCCCGCTGACATCGACGCCGTGCTGTCCAACGACCTCTCGCTCGGCACGTTCCTGGCCGTGCCGGCGGGGGAGCGGTGGGAGGGCGTAGAGGCGTTcctggcctcgccgccggcgtcgtgggCGGTGCTCAGCGTGTGGAACTGCATGGACGCCTTCCGCCTCGAGGTGCGCGGCGCGCCGCGCCTGatgcgcgccgcggcgggcgcgacGCGACTGGTGGACCGCGCGGCGCCGTGGCTCGGGATCCCCTCCATCCCCAACCTGTTCGCGCCGTTCGGGCTCTACTTCCTCTacggcctcggcggcgccggcgccgacgcgccCCGGCTCGCCCGCGCGCTGTGCCGCCACGCGCACAACATGGCCCgcgacggcggctgcggcgtcGTGGCCACCGAGGTCAGCGCCTGCGAGCCCGTCCGCGCCGGGGTGCCGCACTGGGCGCGGCTCGGTGCAGAGGACCTCTGGTGCATCAAGCGGCTCGCCGACGGCTACAGCTCCGGGCCGCTCGGCGACTGGACCAAGGCGCCGGCCGGGCACTCCATATTCATCGACCCGAGGGAGTTTTAG